The Acidobacteriota bacterium genome has a segment encoding these proteins:
- a CDS encoding sodium:solute symporter → MTQATLGIPVLDLVIIIVYMLGILAIGVLSARGIKRTASGYFLADRSLRWGVVGSAMFAANISTIHLVGLAASGYSEGLVWGNFEWMAAFSLILLALVFAPFYFRSRISTLPEFLEKRFGPGARIMLAFMAILAALFIHIGMSLYAGAAVFRQFFGIDVLTSIILISIVTGIYTLLGGLKAVVVTESIQAVILILGAALVTIFAVLALPSHGIASLAAFKAAVKPGQLSMLQTHSSAGLNWYAVFLGYPILGIWYWCTDQTIVQRVLGSRTEKDAQRGALFAGLLKILPVFILVLPGVVGYVLFRDVIGADANQTLPVLLVRLIPTGLKGVIAAGLLAALMSTIAAALNSTATLVAVDIVKRIRPESSDKAQVRIGQACTVAVMLLAMAWSTQGGRYSSIFEAINTIGSYLAPPITTVFLWGVFWKRGTKQAALTTLVGGFLLGLASFLIDFPVFGAEKVITQGLGIPFMMQAWWMFCICSVVFVAVSLLTPKPDLEKIRDLTWSSPKAVLSRGRIQGWSDPRVLAGGLLALLVVLYYVFR, encoded by the coding sequence ATGACCCAAGCGACGCTCGGGATCCCCGTGCTCGATCTCGTGATCATCATCGTCTACATGCTGGGCATCCTCGCCATCGGAGTGCTCTCGGCCCGCGGCATCAAGCGGACCGCCAGCGGCTACTTCCTGGCCGACCGGTCGCTTCGCTGGGGCGTCGTCGGCTCGGCCATGTTCGCCGCCAACATCTCGACCATTCACCTGGTGGGGCTGGCCGCCTCGGGCTATTCCGAAGGGCTTGTCTGGGGCAATTTTGAATGGATGGCGGCCTTCAGCCTTATCCTCCTGGCCCTGGTCTTCGCGCCATTCTATTTCCGGAGCCGCATCTCCACGCTGCCCGAGTTCCTCGAGAAGCGGTTCGGGCCTGGTGCCAGGATCATGCTGGCTTTCATGGCCATCCTGGCGGCGCTGTTCATCCACATCGGCATGAGCTTGTACGCCGGAGCGGCGGTCTTCCGCCAGTTCTTCGGCATCGATGTCCTCACCTCGATAATCCTCATTTCGATCGTGACCGGCATCTATACGCTGCTCGGCGGGCTCAAGGCGGTCGTGGTCACGGAGTCGATCCAGGCGGTCATACTGATCCTGGGCGCCGCCCTGGTCACGATCTTCGCCGTGCTGGCGCTGCCTTCGCACGGCATCGCCTCCCTGGCCGCGTTCAAGGCCGCCGTCAAGCCCGGCCAGCTCAGCATGCTGCAGACCCACAGCTCGGCCGGCCTGAACTGGTACGCCGTCTTCCTCGGCTATCCCATCCTCGGCATCTGGTACTGGTGCACCGACCAGACGATCGTCCAGCGCGTCCTCGGCTCCCGGACGGAGAAGGATGCCCAAAGAGGGGCCCTCTTCGCCGGCCTGCTCAAGATCCTCCCCGTTTTCATCCTCGTCCTGCCCGGCGTCGTCGGCTATGTCCTCTTCCGCGACGTCATCGGGGCCGACGCCAATCAGACCCTGCCGGTCCTCCTGGTCCGGCTCATCCCGACGGGGCTCAAGGGGGTCATCGCAGCCGGACTCCTGGCGGCGTTGATGAGCACGATCGCCGCCGCCCTCAACAGCACCGCCACGCTGGTCGCCGTCGACATCGTTAAAAGGATCAGGCCGGAGTCTTCGGACAAGGCCCAGGTACGGATCGGCCAGGCCTGCACGGTGGCCGTCATGCTCCTGGCCATGGCCTGGTCGACGCAGGGCGGACGCTACTCGAGCATCTTCGAGGCCATCAACACCATCGGCAGCTATCTGGCGCCGCCGATCACGACCGTCTTCCTCTGGGGCGTCTTCTGGAAGCGCGGCACGAAACAGGCGGCGCTGACGACCCTCGTGGGCGGGTTCCTTCTCGGGCTCGCCTCCTTCCTGATCGACTTCCCCGTTTTCGGCGCCGAAAAGGTCATTACCCAGGGATTGGGCATCCCGTTCATGATGCAGGCCTGGTGGATGTTCTGCATCTGCAGCGTGGTTTTCGTGGCGGTCAGCCTGCTGACCCCAAAACCGGACCTCGAAAAGATCCGCGACCTGACATGGAGCAGCCCGAAGGCCGTTCTTTCCCGGGGCCGGATCCAGGGATGGAGCGATCCGCGGGTTCTGGCCGGGGGACTCCTGGCGCTGCTGGTCGTCCTCTACTACGTCTTCCGCTGA
- a CDS encoding alcohol dehydrogenase catalytic domain-containing protein yields MKQAVMTSPGAIEFRDVPAPKPGPKEVLIRVRMIGICGSDIHVRHGRHPFTSYPVVQGHEFSGVVEAVGRRVESVRPGEKVTATPQLVCGRCAPCRRGDYHICDVLRVQGFQAPGCAQEFFLTREERIVPLPASFTFEQGALVEPAAVGVHAASRAGALAGANVAVLGAGPIGNLVAQAARAAGARVLITDVSEFRLDIARRCGLKHVGRAGRESLKEASARVFGAKGFDKAFDCAAAEVALNEAIGAIQKGGTIVAVGVYGDRPRVDMGLVQDRELTLTGTLMYRRQDFVKAVRLIRSGGLVTRPLETRHFPFEQYRNAYDYIEQEGERSMKIFVDLDSIQQESLS; encoded by the coding sequence ATGAAACAAGCCGTCATGACCAGTCCGGGCGCGATCGAGTTCCGCGATGTCCCGGCGCCGAAACCCGGGCCGAAGGAAGTCCTGATCCGGGTCCGCATGATCGGCATCTGCGGATCAGACATCCACGTCCGCCACGGACGCCATCCCTTCACGTCCTACCCGGTCGTGCAGGGGCATGAATTCTCCGGCGTCGTGGAGGCCGTCGGTCGGCGCGTCGAGAGCGTGCGGCCGGGGGAGAAGGTCACGGCCACGCCCCAGCTCGTCTGCGGCCGCTGCGCCCCCTGCCGGCGGGGGGACTACCACATCTGCGACGTCCTCCGGGTCCAGGGATTTCAAGCCCCCGGCTGCGCCCAGGAGTTCTTTCTGACCCGGGAGGAACGGATAGTCCCGCTTCCGGCCTCCTTCACCTTCGAACAGGGCGCGCTGGTCGAGCCCGCGGCCGTCGGCGTCCATGCCGCGTCCCGCGCCGGGGCGCTGGCCGGGGCCAACGTCGCCGTGCTCGGGGCCGGCCCCATCGGCAACCTCGTCGCCCAGGCGGCCCGGGCCGCCGGCGCCAGGGTCCTCATCACGGATGTCAGCGAATTCCGGCTGGACATCGCCCGGAGGTGCGGCCTGAAGCACGTCGGCCGGGCCGGGCGCGAGAGCCTGAAGGAAGCGTCGGCCCGCGTCTTCGGCGCCAAGGGTTTCGATAAGGCTTTCGATTGCGCCGCGGCCGAGGTTGCGCTGAACGAGGCGATCGGCGCCATCCAAAAGGGCGGAACGATCGTCGCCGTCGGCGTCTACGGCGACCGGCCCCGCGTCGACATGGGCCTCGTCCAGGACCGGGAGCTGACCCTGACGGGCACGCTCATGTACCGGCGCCAGGACTTCGTCAAGGCGGTCCGCCTCATCCGGTCGGGCGGGCTGGTCACCAGGCCGCTGGAGACCCGCCATTTCCCGTTCGAGCAGTACCGGAACGCCTACGATTACATCGAGCAGGAGGGGGAGAGGTCGATGAAGATCTTTGTCGACCTTGATTCCATACAACAGGAGAGCTTGTCATGA